The following coding sequences lie in one Saimiri boliviensis isolate mSaiBol1 chromosome 6, mSaiBol1.pri, whole genome shotgun sequence genomic window:
- the OR8B12 gene encoding olfactory receptor 8B12: MVAKNSSVTEFILEGLTYHPGLQIPLFFLFLGFYMATMVGNLGLIALIGLNAHVHTPMYFFLFNLSLIDFCYSTTITPKMLMSFVSRKNTISFTGCMTQLFFFCFFVVSESFILSAMAYDRYVAICNPLLYTITMSPQVCFLLLLGAYGMGFAGAMAHTGSIMNLTFCADNLVNHFMCDILPLLELSCNSSYVNELVVFIVVAVDIGMPIVTIFISYALILSSILHISSTEGRSKAFSTCSSHIIVVSFFFGSGAFMYLKPPSILPLEQGKVSSLFYTIIVPMLNPLIYSLRNKDVKVALRRILGKKIFS, from the coding sequence ATGGTAGCCAAAAACTCTTCTGTGACAGAGTTTATCCTTGAAGGCTTAACCTACCATCCTGGACTCCAGATCCCCCTCTTCTTCCTGTTTCTGGGTTTCTACATGGCCACCATGGTGGGAAACCTGGGCTTAATAGCTCTGATTGGGCTGAACGCTCATGTGCACACTCCCATGTACTTCTTCCTCTTTAATCTCTCTTTAATAGATTTCTGTTACTCCACTACCAtcactcccaaaatgctgatgaGTTTTGTCTCAAGGAAGAACACAATTTCCTTTACAGGGTGTATGACTCagctctttttcttctgcttctttgtcGTCTCTGAATCTTTCATCCTGTCAGCAATGGCATATGACCGCTATGTGGCCATCTGTAACCCACTGTTGTACACAATCACTATGTCTCCCCAGGtgtgttttctccttttgttgGGTGCCTATGGGATGGGGTTTGCTGGGGCCATGGCCCACACAGGAAGCATAATGAACCTGACCTTCTGTGCTGACAACCTTGTCAATCATTTCATGTGTGACATCCTTCCTCTCCTTGAGCTCTCCTGCAACAGCTCTTACGTGAATGAGTTGGTGGTCTTTATTGTTGTGGCTGTTGACATTGGAATGCCCATTGTCACCATCTTTATTTCTTATGctctcatcctctccagcattctTCACATCAGTTCTACAGAGGGCAGGTCCAAAGCCTTTAGTACTTGCAGTTCCCACATaattgtagtttcttttttctttggttctgggGCTTTCATGTATCTCAAACCTCCTTCCATCCTGCCCCTTGAGCAAGGGAAAGTGTCCTCTCTTTTCTATACCATCATAGTCCCCATGTTAAATCCACTAATCTATAGCTTGAGG